In one window of Chryseobacterium sp. JV274 DNA:
- a CDS encoding L-serine ammonia-lyase: protein MESISVFEIIKVGIGPSSSHTMGPWNAAAAFIRIIKRERSIEEVKEVFLEFFGSLAKTGIGHGTDIAGMLGLNGEDFKTINTSKIDEKIEYIKSTQTIHLGGEKVIPFVYGHHLILNMKKSLDFHPNGMIFRAVFEDGTELVQDFYSVGGGFIASQEKNSIQKQCVRTLYPCHKASDIAKYCEKLGLNKISDLIFMNEESWRTQEETRQEALYIWQQIKECIYKGVNKEGILPGGLNVSRRAAGINRKLLGDKIYKNKDEWFQQVVDAEENFTNINKWIACFALAVNEENASFGRIITAPTNGASGVIPAVLMYAQAFTPFISEDDIVRFLLVAGEIGTLFKKNATISAAMGGCQAEIGVSSAMAAAGLTEILGGSVGQVLMAAEIAMEHHLGLTCDPIKGLVQIPCIERNTMGAMKAITAANIALESDPTKAKVTLDEVIQTMWETAQSMSDRFKETSEGGLAIAVNVPEC, encoded by the coding sequence ATGGAATCAATATCGGTTTTTGAGATTATTAAAGTAGGAATAGGCCCGTCCAGTTCGCATACGATGGGACCTTGGAATGCAGCAGCTGCATTTATCAGGATTATTAAAAGAGAAAGATCAATCGAAGAAGTTAAAGAAGTTTTTCTTGAATTTTTTGGCTCACTCGCAAAAACGGGGATTGGGCACGGAACTGATATTGCAGGAATGCTTGGTTTGAATGGGGAAGATTTTAAGACGATCAATACTTCAAAAATTGATGAGAAAATAGAGTACATCAAAAGTACTCAAACCATTCATCTGGGAGGGGAGAAGGTGATTCCATTTGTTTATGGACATCATTTGATTTTGAATATGAAAAAAAGCCTTGATTTTCACCCGAATGGAATGATCTTCAGAGCTGTTTTTGAAGATGGAACCGAGCTTGTACAGGATTTTTATTCTGTAGGAGGAGGTTTTATTGCCAGCCAGGAAAAAAACTCTATTCAGAAACAATGCGTACGTACATTATATCCTTGTCATAAAGCTTCTGATATTGCAAAATATTGCGAGAAACTTGGGCTTAATAAGATTTCAGATTTAATTTTCATGAATGAAGAAAGCTGGAGAACTCAGGAAGAAACGAGACAGGAGGCGCTTTACATCTGGCAGCAGATTAAAGAATGTATTTATAAAGGCGTAAATAAAGAAGGAATTCTTCCTGGCGGACTGAATGTTTCCCGAAGAGCAGCAGGAATCAACAGAAAACTGTTAGGAGACAAAATTTATAAAAATAAGGATGAATGGTTCCAGCAGGTTGTAGATGCTGAAGAAAACTTTACGAATATCAACAAATGGATCGCCTGTTTTGCACTGGCTGTGAATGAAGAGAATGCAAGTTTCGGAAGAATTATCACCGCACCTACTAATGGCGCAAGTGGAGTAATTCCGGCAGTATTGATGTATGCTCAGGCATTTACACCGTTTATCAGTGAAGATGATATTGTAAGATTCCTGCTCGTGGCAGGAGAAATAGGGACGTTATTCAAGAAAAACGCAACCATTTCTGCAGCGATGGGAGGATGTCAGGCCGAAATTGGGGTTTCTTCCGCAATGGCAGCTGCCGGGCTTACGGAGATTTTGGGTGGAAGTGTCGGACAGGTATTGATGGCAGCAGAAATTGCAATGGAACATCACCTTGGATTAACCTGTGACCCAATCAAAGGACTGGTACAGATTCCGTGTATTGAAAGAAATACAATGGGAGCGATGAAAGCGATTACAGCAGCGAATATCGCATTGGAAAGTGATCCTACCAAAGCCAAAGTAACATTGGATGAGGTGATCCAGACGATGTGGGAAACCGCTCAGTCCATGAGTGACCGTTTTAAAGAAACTTCAGAAGGTGGATTAGCCATCGCGGTAAACGTTCCGGAATGTTAA
- a CDS encoding prephenate dehydrogenase translates to MKISIIGVGLIGGSMALKLKQKNIASFIYGIDNNTQHISDALDLKIIDAGVDLEHGIKNSDLIILAIPVDAARKLLPSVLDLVSDQQTVMDAGSTKAGIVNGVKNHPKRSRFVAFHPMWGTENNGPKSAIAESFSGKAGVICNKEESADDALSTVEKVVNALDMHMIYMDAKDHDVHTAYISHISHITSYALANTVLEKEREEETIFQLASSGFSSTVRLAKSHPEMWVPIFKQNKENVLDVLNEHISQLRKFKSALEKENYEYLEELITNANRIRGILR, encoded by the coding sequence ATGAAAATAAGTATTATTGGAGTAGGATTGATTGGAGGTTCAATGGCTTTGAAATTAAAACAGAAAAACATCGCCAGCTTCATCTACGGAATCGATAACAATACACAGCATATCAGTGACGCATTAGATCTGAAAATAATTGATGCCGGTGTAGATCTGGAGCATGGGATTAAAAATTCGGATCTGATTATTCTTGCCATTCCTGTAGATGCTGCCAGAAAACTGTTACCTTCTGTTTTAGACCTTGTGTCTGATCAGCAGACCGTAATGGATGCAGGCTCTACCAAAGCTGGAATCGTAAATGGTGTAAAAAACCATCCGAAACGTTCAAGATTTGTAGCGTTCCACCCGATGTGGGGAACAGAAAACAATGGTCCGAAATCTGCCATTGCTGAAAGTTTCTCCGGAAAAGCAGGAGTGATATGTAACAAAGAAGAATCGGCAGATGATGCATTGAGCACCGTTGAAAAGGTGGTCAATGCCCTTGATATGCACATGATTTACATGGATGCAAAAGATCACGATGTTCACACTGCTTACATCTCTCATATTTCCCATATTACTTCTTATGCCCTTGCCAATACTGTATTGGAAAAAGAACGTGAGGAGGAAACTATTTTTCAGCTTGCCAGTTCCGGTTTCTCAAGTACGGTACGTCTTGCCAAGTCGCATCCTGAAATGTGGGTTCCCATCTTTAAACAAAACAAAGAAAATGTGCTGGATGTACTGAACGAACATATCTCTCAGCTTAGAAAATTCAAATCTGCCCTTGAAAAAGAGAACTATGAATACCTTGAAGAACTGATTACCAATGCCAACAGGATTAGAGGAATTTTAAGATAA